In the genome of Dioscorea cayenensis subsp. rotundata cultivar TDr96_F1 chromosome 1, TDr96_F1_v2_PseudoChromosome.rev07_lg8_w22 25.fasta, whole genome shotgun sequence, one region contains:
- the LOC120264060 gene encoding uncharacterized protein LOC120264060: MEKNFSFSSFPDSGDSSPRSREIDCENPATWDDTSAPPPVAQRVKLMVSFGGRIQPRPHDNQLSYVGGDTKILAVDRSVRLPTVLSRIASITGSDDVCLKYQLPGEDLDALVSVTNDEDLEHLMLEYDRLCRAAAPGSKAAPRLRLFVFPIVSSQPSSTNSDTKSDRQWFVDALNSVAAPPPPQAPAVTAPAESPDYLFGLDKGFIPPPAIKVKDPSQEFAPPVEHAHPPLARSEIPKNDDRAIGAEQPIEVQRQIPELQRLQIAENQEQPAFQRQASDENLSRVYPAEYYIPQRVQEKTPPAPQPVYWQEHLGMAAGGRFASVAGGDRQVYFIPAGPGVYQQQGAVIHTQAGQGYYAMAPPPRMVPSPAQEIYREATAPVYAVSAPPPDGGAVRTQGHDAGFTAYDGAGRAVYYTGAAPTYQTVTNVAFNPDGKIVKPSQVS; the protein is encoded by the coding sequence ATGGAGAAGAACTTCTCCTTCTCTTCGTTCCCGGACTCCGGCGACTCTTCTCCGCGCTCTCGCGAGATCGACTGCGAGAACCCTGCCACCTGGGACGATACCTCGGCGCCTCCCCCCGTCGCGCAGCGTGTGAAGCTTATGGTCAGCTTCGGTGGTCGCATCCAACCCCGTCCTCACGACAACCAACTCTCCTACGTCGGTGGAGACACTAAGATCCTCGCCGTCGACCGGTCCGTTCGTCTTCCCACTGTGCTCTCCCGTATTGCTTCTATCACCGGGTCCGATGATGTTTGCCTCAAGTATCAGCTCCCCGGTGAGGATCTCGATGCCCTCGTATCCGTCACCAATGATGAGGACCTTGAGCATCTGATGCTCGAGTATGATCGTCTCTGCCGTGCCGCCGCCCCCGGCTCGAAGGCTGCTCCCCGACTCCGCCTCTTTGTCTTTCCCATCGTCTCGTCGCAACCCTCGTCGACGAACTCCGATACTAAGTCGGATCGGCAGTGGTTCGTTGATGCCCTCAACTCTGTTGCTGCCCCGCCACCGCCTCAGGCCCCGGCGGTGACGGCTCCGGCGGAGAGTCCTGATTACCTCTTTGGTCTGGATAAGGGGTTTATACCACCTCCTGCTATCAAGGTCAAGGACCCATCGCAGGAGTTCGCACCGCCCGTTGAGCACGCGCATCCTCCACTTGCTAGATCGGAGATCCCGAAGAACGACGACCGTGCAATCGGCGCGGAACAACCAATTGAGGTACAACGGCAGATCCCGGAGCTTCAGAGGCTTCAAATCGCTGAGAATCAAGAACAGCCCGCTTTCCAGCGCCAAGCGAGCGATGAAAACCTATCTAGGGTTTACCCAGCTGAGTACTATATCCCACAGAGAGTCCAAGAGAAAACCCCCCCTGCGCCACAACCAGTATACTGGCAGGAGCACCTTGGCATGGCAGCCGGAGGGAGGTTCGCGTCAGTCGCCGGCGGAGACCGGCAGGTATACTTCATCCCGGCAGGACCAGGCGTGTATCAGCAACAAGGAGCAGTGATTCATACTCAAGCGGGACAGGGGTACTACGCCATGGCACCACCACCGAGGATGGTTCCCTCGCCGGCGCAGGAGATCTATCGTGAGGCAACGGCGCCTGTCTACGCCGTCAGCGCTCCGCCACCGGACGGCGGCGCTGTGAGAACGCAAGGCCACGACGCTGGTTTCACTGCCTATGATGGCGCAGGGAGAGCCGTGTATTACACTGGAGCAGCGCCCACATATCAAACGGTCACAAACGTTGCATTCAATCCTGATGGAAAGATCGTCAAGCCATCACAAGTTTCCTAA
- the LOC120258632 gene encoding uncharacterized protein LOC120258632, producing the protein MDVRTILNVSLVILASIICLEARVASSRSVVFFDGSQHRYIRSNPSDGERKMSSISAQEVAATVSVLLGFAPSPLLDAKSSSKLNEILLPSPFDRPRAVFAMEVRGTEDSLLSTDHLNSLSGNTLSTEVHGSSIAAIELPGDAEISVVPLDESISVDCDASCLGKEFHILVSMLHVLSGLGGSFVGSAESFDGELKVPLASGATLSLQLTKKADLKFVLSVASLVRNIKNAVKIHEDISQSSVNPAELLFGRFMGIEALKEEYGPGNVVDQGVELLQTILIKLFDLLQKSYGGKIAGVILCDKETYPDSKAMLELSFSPRTSRLLEEDSLDVSKREVLLVRRSLAWITGVILLVSTFIGIYLLLNMPLTRDTLLYSNVKLD; encoded by the exons ATGGATGTTCGTACTATTCTCAATGTTAGCTTGGTGATCTTGGCTTCAATCATCTGTCTGGAAGCTAGG GTTGCCAGCAGCCGATCGGTCGTCTTCTTCGATGGTTCTCAGCATAGATACATCCGGAGCAATCCATCTGATGGAGAACGGAAG ATGAGCTCAATTTCAGCACAGGAGGTTGCTGCAACTGTATCAGTTTTACTTGGGTTTGCACCATCTCCCTTGCTCGATGCTAAATCTTCATCTAAA TTAAATGAGATCCTCCTGCCAAGTCCATTTGACAGGCCCCGTGCTGTTTTTGCAATGGAAGTCAGAGGAACTGAGG ATAGTCTGTTGTCAACTGACCACTTAAACTCCCTTTCGGGCAATACTTTAAGTACCGAGGTTCATGGCTCAAGTATAGCTGCAATAGAACTCCCTG GTGATGCTGAGATTTCTGTTGTTCCTTTAGATGAATCTATAAGTGTTGATTGTGATGCTTCATGTCTTGGTAAAGAATTCCACATCCTTGTAAGTATGCTCCACGT GCTCAGTGGTTTGGGTGGATCATTTGTTGGTTCTGCAGAGTCATTTGATGGAGAGTTAAAAGTTCCTTTGGCTAGTGGCGCAACTTTGAGCCTGCAACTCACTAAG AAAGCAGATCTAAAATTTGTATTAAGTGTTGCTTCCCTAGTTCGAAACATAAAAAATGCAGTAAAGATTCATGAAGACATTTCTCAAAGCAGTGTGAACCCTGCAGAGTTGTTGTTTGGCCGTTTCATGGGCATTGAG GCTTTGAAAGAGGAATATGGTCCAGGCAATGTGGTTGACCAAGGAGTAGAGCTTCTCCAGACAATACTTATCAAGCTGTTTGATTTATTACAAAAATCTTATGGAG GGAAAATAGCTGGGGTTATTTTATGCGACAAAGAAACTTATCCTgactcaaaagcaatgttggaACTGTCATTCTCCCCTAGGACTTCACGATTGTTGGAGGAAGACAGCCTTGATGTGTCAAAGAGGGAGGTCTTACTAGTTAGGCGGAGTTTGGCTTGGATAACTGGGGTTATTCTCCTCGTTTCAACTTTTATTGGG ATCTACCTTCTTCTTAATATGCCACTCACAAGAGATACCCTACTTTATTCCAATGTCAAGCTTGATTGA
- the LOC120258623 gene encoding uncharacterized protein LOC120258623: MADCASLPSCVHLKLRQIQPRKISLNPRHAFARMLKREWFPLRSSLSIQFSLPQGHVCVTPILSCAEETLYLKRSTSRCYCFGSLSNPESLWSLNWVPLADQVLLITSIIFAHMAGVVPQERNFGGYKDDGRNKNQLQYFIFVIYVKVTCFLGRSAENGSTNTSMDSWDEVKKKLMGALNAIQYNVVAKGLNDQAISYKTDRKNHPLSLHAIAEGPRLRLFLSTVLHLQKELNDISGIHEAGIQEAWLETASELIKESVQPVFIKWLKDEFTLENEEPDVNLLKRVSLKLKEGDRVLLGVLRCGKADLYADLLFFLKFGSCRAGCCTDKKFLDQFAVDILEDLVIMLADVITNIYLELISVDSSMSSEMNGFGSNLCSLSTRALQRLRNEVTLSQWIQQNFESVVSMYEDRFDLFVFSKNIIADPVVSQDEKHFWWKKLSFKKSTTASQLHHVYMSSFSLPVKRTKELRALVGWRYYFSLILEFSDITMPFVRAVFVKISDAVSFFLVCLIGRSLGLIYTGIRQALGLR; the protein is encoded by the exons ATGGCTGATTGCGCTTCTCTACCGTCTTGTGTGCATCTAAAGCTGCGCCAAATTCAGCCCAGAAAAATTAGTTTGAACCCCAGACATGCGTTTGCTAGAATGCTTAAAAG GGAGTGGTTCCCTCTCAGAAGTAGTCTCTCGATTCAATTTTCTTTACCTCAAGGTCATGTTTGTGTCACTCCAATTTTGTCTTGTGCTGAAGAAACTCTATATCTGAAAAGGAGTACCTCGAGGTGTTATTGCTTTGGATCCTTGTCAAACCCTGAGAGTTTATGGTCACTGAATTGGGTGCCTCTTGCTGATCAAGTGCTTCTAATAACAAGTATAATATTTGCACATATGGCTGGAGTGGTACCGCAAGAGAGAAACTTTGGAGGATACAAAGATGATGGTCGCAACAAGAACCAACTCCAATA TTTTATCTTTGTTATTTACGTTAAAGTCACTTGTTTCTTGGGCAGATCTGCTGAAAATGGGAGTACAAATACTTCCATGGATTCTTGGGATGAAGTGAAAAAGAAACTCATGGGTGCTTTAAATGCAATCCAATATAATGTTGTGGCCAAAGGACTGAATGATCAAGCAATTAGTTATAAAACTGACAGGAAAAACCATCCTCTAAGTCTACATGCCATTGCTGAGGGACCTAGGTTGCGATTGTTTTTATCTACTGTGCTCCATCTTCAGAAAGAG TTGAATGATATCTCTGGAATTCATGAAGCTGGTATCCAAGAAGCTTGGCTGGAAACTGCATCAGAACTTATAAAGGAGTCTGTACAGCCAGTTTTCATAAAATGGCTGAAAGACGAATTCACCCTGGAGAATGAAGAGCCTGAtgtg AATCTTTTGAAAAGAGTTTCCCTGAAATTGAAGGAAGGTGATAGAGTGCTACTAGGCGTTCTTAGATGTGGGAAAGCTGATCTTTATGCAGATCTGTTGTTTTTCCTTAAGTTTGGGTCTTGCAG GGCTGGGTGCTGTACTGATAAGAAATTCTTAGACCAATTTGCCGTGGATATTTTAGAAGACCTGGTAATTATGCTGGCAGATGTGATCACAAATATTTATCTTGAGCTTATCTCTGTTGACAGTAGCATGTCTAGTGAAATGAATGGCTTTGGTTCAAACTTATGCTCTTTATCTACCAGAGCACTTCAGAGGTTACGGAATGAG GTGACACTGAGCCAGTGGATTCAACAGAACTTTGAGTCAGTGGTCTCGATGTATGAGGACcgatttgatttgtttgttttctccAAAAACATAATAGCGGACCCGGTTGTGAGCCAAGATGAGAAGCATTTTTGGTGGAAGAAACTTTCTTTCAAGAAGTCGACCACAGCTTCACAGTTGCATCATGTTTACATGAGTTCCTTTTCCTTGCCTGTTAAAAGAACCAAGGAATTAAGAGCCTTGGTTGGATG GAGGTACTACTTCAGCTTGATTCTTGAATTTTCTGATATTACAATGCCTTTTGTTAGAGCTGTTTTCGTGAAGATCAGTGATGCTGTATCTTTCTTCCTTGTGTGTCTGATCGGGAGATCTCTAGGACTAATATATACTGGGATAAGGCAAGCCTTGGGCTTGAGGTGA
- the LOC120261142 gene encoding uncharacterized protein LOC120261142 isoform X2: protein MFSEVEGTNHRWLNKIHNEKLSFNKDGSLIVFLKTCELNSTLCDNREVVAILERAKLLQQRYRGLSIFWLLSVNSVNSIAIQTQITQAIMENYVTFPILLFDKDFPEMLNGGCYLLFEGSRNRFLHHKLDVDIGIIVKEIEEFYSLNKSGSVMVQNPTVSGTPHRDEVKEPCIYPMMKNLLLSYPGCISVDENGGRAFISDCNNHRVIIADEDGKIIDCIGSSPGFEDGEFESAKLFRPAASVFDNAENSLYIVDSENNAIRRADMERRVLETVYPVPVQKSSRIWSWIMDILGFQKESALTSEVVDLDGVTLPWHLVKLGGDDLLIINRSFEMAWIMDMSTGEIKKVVKGTKTITEMYGHMILERVPSFKDVCWNSFQQRLVHYFSLEGIPYASLMSSIASFNNYTVFCDAAAQKVLKCHRESRQVECVQFSNLRILGLPYWLVSPPERIFRSGNSCYQWNEHLRPFSVLPGRCNIKVNVDIPMETELIAPLDENCIWRQARGSAAELSRLDGPAAGSEKVGVAQQWFDELDNLAFSRPEADLNPEEEEKSSSKCSQDSDKVHFNCTVNVSPGIGEVVVSAVLYLKLKKAHGTGGQNFDSMRVLGLKSYGSIKPEEEVCMKLLSDTCGDLQDIVFMKPLHLRIKLDCGDHPSADTQKEIISTETNLEISISLD from the exons ATGTTTTCTGAGGTAGAAG GAACAAATCATCGTTGGTTGAATAAAATACACAATGAAAAGTTATCTTTTAACAAAGATGGAAGTCTCATAGTGTTCCTGAAGACCTGCGAGCTGAACTCCACACTATGTGACAATCGGGAAGTTGTTGCAATCCTTGAAAGAGCAAAATTGCTACAGCAGAG GTACCGAGGACTTAGTATTTTTTGGTTGCTAAGTGTTAATTCAGTCAACTCCATAGCCATTCAAACTCAGATCACTCAAGCTATAATGGAGAATTATGTTACATTTCCTATTTTGTTATTTGACAAGGATTTTCCTGAG ATGTTAAATGGTGGGTGCTACTTGTTGTTTGAAGGTTCTAGGAATCGTTTCCTCCACCATAAGCTGGATGTGGATATAGGAATCATTGTTAAAG AGATTGAGGAATTTTATTCCTTAAATAAGAGTGGTTCTGTGATGGTTCAGAATCCTACTGTTAGTGGAACACCACATCGAGATGAGGTTAAGGAGCCTTGCATATATCCTATGATGAAAAATTTACTTTTGTCCTATCCTG GGTGTATCTCTGTAGATGAGAATGGTGGCCGCGCATTCATTTCTGATTGCAATAATCATCGGGTTATCATAGCTGATGAAGATGGGAAGATTATTGATTGT ATTGGTTCTTCTCCTGGTTTTGAGGATGGTGAATTTGAATCGGCCAAGTTGTTTCGCCCTGCGGCATCTGTTTTTGACAATGCTGAAAATTCCTTATACATTGTCGACTCTGAG AATAATGCAATAAGGAGAGCTGATATGGAAAGAAGGGTGCTGGAGACAGTTTACCCTGTTCCTGTTCAAAAATCAAGTAGGATATGGAGCTGGATCATGGACATACTTGGATTTCAAAAAGAAAGTGCTCTGACATCTGAGGTAGTTGATTTAGATGGAGTTACTTTACCTTGGCATTTGGTGAAGTTAGGGGGTGATGATCTTCTGATTATAAATCGCAG TTTTGAAATGGCATGGATCATGGACATGAGTACTGGGGAAATCAAAAAGGTTGTAAAAG GGACAAAAACCATTACTGAGATGTATGGGCACATGATATTGGAGAGAGTTCCCTCATTCAAGGATGTTTGTTGGAATTCATTTCAACAAAGGCTTGTTCATTATTTCTCATTAGAGGGGATTCCATATGCAAGCTTGATGTCATCAATTGCAAGTTTTAATAACTATACAGTGTTCTGTGATGCAG CTGCTCAGAAGGTTCTAAAGTGTCATAGAGAATCAAGACAAGTGGAATGTGTTCAATTTTCAAACTTGCGGATCCTTGGGCTACCATATTGGTTGGTTTCTCCTCCAGAGAGAATTTTTAGAAG TGGAAATTCATGCTATCAGTGGAATGAGCATCTCCGTCCATTCAGTGTACTACCAG GAAGGTGCAACATAAAGGTGAACGTTGACATCCCAATGGAAACAGAACTTATTGCACCTTTAGATGAAAATTGTATTTGGCGTCAAGCAAGAGGATCTGCTGCTGAATTGTCTAGACTAGATGGACCTGCTGCTGGCTCTGAGAAG GTTGGTGTTGCTCAACAATGGTTTGATGAATTGGATAACCTTGCCTTTTCTCGGCCTGAGGCTGACTTAAAtcctgaagaagaagaaaaatcttcTAGTAAATGCAGTCAAGATAGTGATAAGGTGCATTTCAATTGCACTGTCAATGTCAGTCCTGGTATTGGTGAG GTGGTTGTTTCCGCGGTTCTATATTTGAAGCTAAAGAAAGCACATGGAACCGGAGGACAAAACTTCGATTCAATGAGGGTGCTTGGTTTGAAGAGCTACGGTAGTATAAAACCGGAAGAGGAGGTATGCATGAAGTTGCTTTCGGATACATGCGGAGATCTGCAGGATATCGTCTTTATGAAACCTTTGCATCTGAGAATAAAATTGGATTGTGGTGACCACCCTTCTGCAGATACACAGAAGGAGATCATCTCCACTGAAACCAACTTAGAAATCTCTATTTCACTAGATTAA
- the LOC120261142 gene encoding uncharacterized protein LOC120261142 isoform X3: MENYVTFPILLFDKDFPEMLNGGCYLLFEGSRNRFLHHKLDVDIGIIVKEIEEFYSLNKSGSVMVQNPTVSGTPHRDEVKEPCIYPMMKNLLLSYPGCISVDENGGRAFISDCNNHRVIIADEDGKIIDCIGSSPGFEDGEFESAKLFRPAASVFDNAENSLYIVDSENNAIRRADMERRVLETVYPVPVQKSSRIWSWIMDILGFQKESALTSEVVDLDGVTLPWHLVKLGGDDLLIINRSFEMAWIMDMSTGEIKKVVKGTKTITEMYGHMILERVPSFKDVCWNSFQQRLVHYFSLEGIPYASLMSSIASFNNYTVFCDAAAQKVLKCHRESRQVECVQFSNLRILGLPYWLVSPPERIFRSGNSCYQWNEHLRPFSVLPGRCNIKVNVDIPMETELIAPLDENCIWRQARGSAAELSRLDGPAAGSEKVGVAQQWFDELDNLAFSRPEADLNPEEEEKSSSKCSQDSDKVHFNCTVNVSPGIGEVVVSAVLYLKLKKAHGTGGQNFDSMRVLGLKSYGSIKPEEEVCMKLLSDTCGDLQDIVFMKPLHLRIKLDCGDHPSADTQKEIISTETNLEISISLD, encoded by the exons ATGGAGAATTATGTTACATTTCCTATTTTGTTATTTGACAAGGATTTTCCTGAG ATGTTAAATGGTGGGTGCTACTTGTTGTTTGAAGGTTCTAGGAATCGTTTCCTCCACCATAAGCTGGATGTGGATATAGGAATCATTGTTAAAG AGATTGAGGAATTTTATTCCTTAAATAAGAGTGGTTCTGTGATGGTTCAGAATCCTACTGTTAGTGGAACACCACATCGAGATGAGGTTAAGGAGCCTTGCATATATCCTATGATGAAAAATTTACTTTTGTCCTATCCTG GGTGTATCTCTGTAGATGAGAATGGTGGCCGCGCATTCATTTCTGATTGCAATAATCATCGGGTTATCATAGCTGATGAAGATGGGAAGATTATTGATTGT ATTGGTTCTTCTCCTGGTTTTGAGGATGGTGAATTTGAATCGGCCAAGTTGTTTCGCCCTGCGGCATCTGTTTTTGACAATGCTGAAAATTCCTTATACATTGTCGACTCTGAG AATAATGCAATAAGGAGAGCTGATATGGAAAGAAGGGTGCTGGAGACAGTTTACCCTGTTCCTGTTCAAAAATCAAGTAGGATATGGAGCTGGATCATGGACATACTTGGATTTCAAAAAGAAAGTGCTCTGACATCTGAGGTAGTTGATTTAGATGGAGTTACTTTACCTTGGCATTTGGTGAAGTTAGGGGGTGATGATCTTCTGATTATAAATCGCAG TTTTGAAATGGCATGGATCATGGACATGAGTACTGGGGAAATCAAAAAGGTTGTAAAAG GGACAAAAACCATTACTGAGATGTATGGGCACATGATATTGGAGAGAGTTCCCTCATTCAAGGATGTTTGTTGGAATTCATTTCAACAAAGGCTTGTTCATTATTTCTCATTAGAGGGGATTCCATATGCAAGCTTGATGTCATCAATTGCAAGTTTTAATAACTATACAGTGTTCTGTGATGCAG CTGCTCAGAAGGTTCTAAAGTGTCATAGAGAATCAAGACAAGTGGAATGTGTTCAATTTTCAAACTTGCGGATCCTTGGGCTACCATATTGGTTGGTTTCTCCTCCAGAGAGAATTTTTAGAAG TGGAAATTCATGCTATCAGTGGAATGAGCATCTCCGTCCATTCAGTGTACTACCAG GAAGGTGCAACATAAAGGTGAACGTTGACATCCCAATGGAAACAGAACTTATTGCACCTTTAGATGAAAATTGTATTTGGCGTCAAGCAAGAGGATCTGCTGCTGAATTGTCTAGACTAGATGGACCTGCTGCTGGCTCTGAGAAG GTTGGTGTTGCTCAACAATGGTTTGATGAATTGGATAACCTTGCCTTTTCTCGGCCTGAGGCTGACTTAAAtcctgaagaagaagaaaaatcttcTAGTAAATGCAGTCAAGATAGTGATAAGGTGCATTTCAATTGCACTGTCAATGTCAGTCCTGGTATTGGTGAG GTGGTTGTTTCCGCGGTTCTATATTTGAAGCTAAAGAAAGCACATGGAACCGGAGGACAAAACTTCGATTCAATGAGGGTGCTTGGTTTGAAGAGCTACGGTAGTATAAAACCGGAAGAGGAGGTATGCATGAAGTTGCTTTCGGATACATGCGGAGATCTGCAGGATATCGTCTTTATGAAACCTTTGCATCTGAGAATAAAATTGGATTGTGGTGACCACCCTTCTGCAGATACACAGAAGGAGATCATCTCCACTGAAACCAACTTAGAAATCTCTATTTCACTAGATTAA
- the LOC120261142 gene encoding uncharacterized protein LOC120261142 isoform X1, giving the protein MAHSLRRSAIVHRFLLRHLISDSLPRRLFSHRIGVSLIRQCSFVSDVNIGMKDHTRRCSGLSEVQPTLAPQAQVLNFINAMFSEVEGTNHRWLNKIHNEKLSFNKDGSLIVFLKTCELNSTLCDNREVVAILERAKLLQQRYRGLSIFWLLSVNSVNSIAIQTQITQAIMENYVTFPILLFDKDFPEMLNGGCYLLFEGSRNRFLHHKLDVDIGIIVKEIEEFYSLNKSGSVMVQNPTVSGTPHRDEVKEPCIYPMMKNLLLSYPGCISVDENGGRAFISDCNNHRVIIADEDGKIIDCIGSSPGFEDGEFESAKLFRPAASVFDNAENSLYIVDSENNAIRRADMERRVLETVYPVPVQKSSRIWSWIMDILGFQKESALTSEVVDLDGVTLPWHLVKLGGDDLLIINRSFEMAWIMDMSTGEIKKVVKGTKTITEMYGHMILERVPSFKDVCWNSFQQRLVHYFSLEGIPYASLMSSIASFNNYTVFCDAAAQKVLKCHRESRQVECVQFSNLRILGLPYWLVSPPERIFRSGNSCYQWNEHLRPFSVLPGRCNIKVNVDIPMETELIAPLDENCIWRQARGSAAELSRLDGPAAGSEKVGVAQQWFDELDNLAFSRPEADLNPEEEEKSSSKCSQDSDKVHFNCTVNVSPGIGEVVVSAVLYLKLKKAHGTGGQNFDSMRVLGLKSYGSIKPEEEVCMKLLSDTCGDLQDIVFMKPLHLRIKLDCGDHPSADTQKEIISTETNLEISISLD; this is encoded by the exons ATGGCTCACAGTCTCCGACGATCTGCCATTGTTCATAGGTTTCTCCTTCGTCATCTCATCTCAG ATTCATTGCCAAGGAGGTTGTTTTCTCATAGAATTGGTGTGTCTTTGATCCGTCAATGTTCGTTTGTAAGTGATGTGAATATTGGAATGAAGGATCATACCCGCAG GTGTTCAGGGTTATCTGAAGTGCAACCTACTTTGGCTCCGCAGGCACAAGTTTTGAACTTCATTAACGCAATGTTTTCTGAGGTAGAAG GAACAAATCATCGTTGGTTGAATAAAATACACAATGAAAAGTTATCTTTTAACAAAGATGGAAGTCTCATAGTGTTCCTGAAGACCTGCGAGCTGAACTCCACACTATGTGACAATCGGGAAGTTGTTGCAATCCTTGAAAGAGCAAAATTGCTACAGCAGAG GTACCGAGGACTTAGTATTTTTTGGTTGCTAAGTGTTAATTCAGTCAACTCCATAGCCATTCAAACTCAGATCACTCAAGCTATAATGGAGAATTATGTTACATTTCCTATTTTGTTATTTGACAAGGATTTTCCTGAG ATGTTAAATGGTGGGTGCTACTTGTTGTTTGAAGGTTCTAGGAATCGTTTCCTCCACCATAAGCTGGATGTGGATATAGGAATCATTGTTAAAG AGATTGAGGAATTTTATTCCTTAAATAAGAGTGGTTCTGTGATGGTTCAGAATCCTACTGTTAGTGGAACACCACATCGAGATGAGGTTAAGGAGCCTTGCATATATCCTATGATGAAAAATTTACTTTTGTCCTATCCTG GGTGTATCTCTGTAGATGAGAATGGTGGCCGCGCATTCATTTCTGATTGCAATAATCATCGGGTTATCATAGCTGATGAAGATGGGAAGATTATTGATTGT ATTGGTTCTTCTCCTGGTTTTGAGGATGGTGAATTTGAATCGGCCAAGTTGTTTCGCCCTGCGGCATCTGTTTTTGACAATGCTGAAAATTCCTTATACATTGTCGACTCTGAG AATAATGCAATAAGGAGAGCTGATATGGAAAGAAGGGTGCTGGAGACAGTTTACCCTGTTCCTGTTCAAAAATCAAGTAGGATATGGAGCTGGATCATGGACATACTTGGATTTCAAAAAGAAAGTGCTCTGACATCTGAGGTAGTTGATTTAGATGGAGTTACTTTACCTTGGCATTTGGTGAAGTTAGGGGGTGATGATCTTCTGATTATAAATCGCAG TTTTGAAATGGCATGGATCATGGACATGAGTACTGGGGAAATCAAAAAGGTTGTAAAAG GGACAAAAACCATTACTGAGATGTATGGGCACATGATATTGGAGAGAGTTCCCTCATTCAAGGATGTTTGTTGGAATTCATTTCAACAAAGGCTTGTTCATTATTTCTCATTAGAGGGGATTCCATATGCAAGCTTGATGTCATCAATTGCAAGTTTTAATAACTATACAGTGTTCTGTGATGCAG CTGCTCAGAAGGTTCTAAAGTGTCATAGAGAATCAAGACAAGTGGAATGTGTTCAATTTTCAAACTTGCGGATCCTTGGGCTACCATATTGGTTGGTTTCTCCTCCAGAGAGAATTTTTAGAAG TGGAAATTCATGCTATCAGTGGAATGAGCATCTCCGTCCATTCAGTGTACTACCAG GAAGGTGCAACATAAAGGTGAACGTTGACATCCCAATGGAAACAGAACTTATTGCACCTTTAGATGAAAATTGTATTTGGCGTCAAGCAAGAGGATCTGCTGCTGAATTGTCTAGACTAGATGGACCTGCTGCTGGCTCTGAGAAG GTTGGTGTTGCTCAACAATGGTTTGATGAATTGGATAACCTTGCCTTTTCTCGGCCTGAGGCTGACTTAAAtcctgaagaagaagaaaaatcttcTAGTAAATGCAGTCAAGATAGTGATAAGGTGCATTTCAATTGCACTGTCAATGTCAGTCCTGGTATTGGTGAG GTGGTTGTTTCCGCGGTTCTATATTTGAAGCTAAAGAAAGCACATGGAACCGGAGGACAAAACTTCGATTCAATGAGGGTGCTTGGTTTGAAGAGCTACGGTAGTATAAAACCGGAAGAGGAGGTATGCATGAAGTTGCTTTCGGATACATGCGGAGATCTGCAGGATATCGTCTTTATGAAACCTTTGCATCTGAGAATAAAATTGGATTGTGGTGACCACCCTTCTGCAGATACACAGAAGGAGATCATCTCCACTGAAACCAACTTAGAAATCTCTATTTCACTAGATTAA